The Festucalex cinctus isolate MCC-2025b chromosome 6, RoL_Fcin_1.0, whole genome shotgun sequence genomic sequence CTGATTAAATAATGATAACATTGATCAAACATACCAGTGTGCCTATATTAGTGAAGTCAGTCTTTTCATTCCTCATTATGACAATACCAGgggtcatgttttaaaaaatctaataaGCAGCCTTGTCAGCTTCAAATAAACTCCAGGCCTTCATACTTCTCATCTCCGATCTTTGTCTCGGGCATCAGCACCCGGCCGTCGAGCGTAAACGCGATGATGTAGGAGGCGATCCGGCCTGCGTCCTCCTCGGATTTCAGGGCCAGAACAATCTGATCGTCTGTGTCGGGGACAAATTTAAACGAGGAGAAGCCGTGCGTGGGGTTCAGAGGTCCGACGCGACGCCTCCTTATGTCGCTGAAATCAGCCCGGCAGGACAGCAGCAAGTTGGTAGCGCGCCGCTCGTCTGCACTCTCTTCGTAGCGCTCGTGGCTGGCGCGGCGAGGGAGGAAGAACCAACGCTGAAGCCGTTCGCTCCATGCTGCGGATTCGTGGATAAGGTAGCCTGCAGTAGACCAACAATTCACACCTTGCATGAATGAATCAATAACGAGATTGATGGAACTGGGAACTATCAGGACCTGGTGGTTTGATCCCCACGGCGCTCCGCAGGGCGTTGTAGTAGGGCACCCAGTTTTTATGCTCGACGTCGCCATAGTAACCGACGACTTTCACCCATTCTGGGTGGTGGTTGACTACCTCTCCAGTTGTGGTGGTCCACTCCTTGCCAAGACCGCCAACATATAGTTGCTCATCTTTAACTGCAAGCCACTCTGCTTTGAAACCTACAAATGAACACTTAAGTTAGAATATTGAACTGGATCAAGAATGGGCGTCGCCCACCCAAGAATGTAGCTGACCTTTGGAAACAGAGCCGTCGCCGTCAGGGAGTATAACCCAGGGGACTGCCCGCCTGCCCTCAATCCTGTACACCACACCTGTGCGGTCGTCCACGCTGTACAGATGCCCGTTAAACGCCGCCAGGTCAGACAACTCCATACCTAAAGGACGAGACTTTATCATTCACCGCTCGATTGTGgaaaaataatcacgattattttggcaatcatggaaatcacgattattcaaacaattatttattttttggtacaaaacaaaaaaattcgtaagcatttaaaaatattaagaccaattaaaaaacagAAGCACTATAATgagttttggaccaaacaaaatttataataatatttataataatatatatttatttttgttggtaAGAACTTGAAGTCggagtgcagcttgtgtgcagtaggacgagcatttattttttggtataacacaagaaaatgtttattcatttaaaaatattaagaccaattaaaaaaataaaaacactttaattgtgtaagttttggaccaaacagaatttacaataataatatatatctataataatatatagatttgtttttgttggcaaaaatttgaagttgaagtgcagcttgtgcactgtgcaggaggatgatcatttatttttttggtataaaacaagaaaatgtttatacatttaaaaatattaagaccaatttaaaaaaaaaatagaaacactataattatgttagTTTCGGACCAAACATAAttcataattatatatatatttataataataataatgacaatatatatttttttaagatcatcctactgtgcagtaggatgatcatttattttttggtataaaacaagaaaatgtttacaaactTAAGAATATTAAGAACtattgtcctaaaaaaaaaagaaacactataGTAAGTTCCTTTTAgacaaaacagaatttataataataaatatttacatatatttatcTATGTTgacaaaaacgatttttttttttggtacaaaacaaaaaaaatgctgaaacataaaaatatcaaaacaaaaatctttgaaacactataattatgcaagttcgttttggatgaaataaaatgtattaaattagttgtttcaacatttaaaaaaaagtgcaaatatataaatttaaacaactaaaacaaTTAGTATtaagaagcttttttttatgattatgctgattttgtaattgtggagtgtaataattgaaattgtaattgaattttgccaTAAAGTGATGTTCAACCTCGTCCTTTCTCTGCCAGGTGACTCTCCAGCGTGATCGTCTCCTCGTCCCATTCCACATGCAGTGCGTCGGCGCTTTCCGAAACGGTCACGTGACCCTTTTTCATGTAGCTGAACCACGTCTGGTCCTTGGGGCTATGTGACGCCGTGTCCAGATCCGCAATGACTCCGATGCGGTACCTGACGCCATCGTTGGTCTTCACGGGCGGACTTAGAGGGTACGTGTCATTGTAAGGTTTTCCCCTTCTCTGCAGCCTATTTTGTCTGGGAGTGTTCCGGAACATGTGGCCATCGCCCCGATGATACATTTGCAGACTGTTGCGGTGGGAAGGGCTGGCTGGAGCGTCTGCGTCCCCTCCCAGGTGGTGCAAGTACAACATGAGCACGAAAGCCAGCAGGGTGACCACGGCGATCGCCCGCCATTTGGGCTTGATGCGAGAGTCCGACGTCGCAGCTTGCGTCATGGATGACAAGGCCAAGGGGAGGCCTCGGACGGCGATGCCCAATGTGCTCATGGAAGGGTTGGCTTCATCCTCGTCGGGCAGTTCGGACCGGGGAGGATGCGAGGGCGGTTCTAGGATCACAAGTTTAGGGGTGATGAGCTCCCAGCAAGGCAAGATttgttgtcaactgaaaatgacatcacagttgctcagaactcaggtaacgaccaatcacggctcagcttttgaaaacagctgagctgtgattggttgttacctgagacctgaaccactgtgatgtcattgtcagtctacagcaagtggcaaaatggccgccccgagatggataaaaacgagtagagtttgctgtttaactcatactccacaattgcagtattaactcatttaaacttaaaaacatataaataagttttttaatactttgacattcactcccaaaaacgtatttatacgttgttgttgttgttgttgttttttttttttgcatgtttttttcatattagagcatacagaaggctttgatgcagctgacctgaagaggtcgctttaagcaatggtagttattacaaaaaaatagccagcagatggcagcagagtataaaagatcagccagggccatgttgcaacaagctcttttccccaatgctttcaacaggtttgtacaagtaaataatgatgaaacttagctatattctaatgctaattgctgcaaaacagaaacaaatacaaatatacttttttttcccgatgaaagaagcgactctagtttttcttttggtgggtttcatgtgtttatagtaatagaaccgAATATTCTgtagaccttgcaaaatcagtcaaaatccagtaaaacagctgggagcttcAGTgagaatggctgggagtgaatgagttaataagaatactgtactgtgttttgattagggggcagtgtgttattgtaaaaacatttctgggttgatttcccctttaaaaaaatataactaaAGATATTTAAAACAGTACAGAAATAAAAGCTAGCTTACCAAAATTTCTAGAAAGTACAGTGAAACAAAAAGATTTAATGCCACTCTTAACTCTTACTCTAAGCTGCTATATTAAATatgtttgatatatatatatatacatacacacac encodes the following:
- the LOC144021317 gene encoding soluble calcium-activated nucleotidase 1-like isoform X1; this translates as MPEPPSHPPRSELPDEDEANPSMSTLGIAVRGLPLALSSMTQAATSDSRIKPKWRAIAVVTLLAFVLMLYLHHLGGDADAPASPSHRNSLQMYHRGDGHMFRNTPRQNRLQRRGKPYNDTYPLSPPVKTNDGVRYRIGVIADLDTASHSPKDQTWFSYMKKGHVTVSESADALHVEWDEETITLESHLAEKGRGMELSDLAAFNGHLYSVDDRTGVVYRIEGRRAVPWVILPDGDGSVSKGFKAEWLAVKDEQLYVGGLGKEWTTTTGEVVNHHPEWVKVVGYYGDVEHKNWVPYYNALRSAVGIKPPGYLIHESAAWSERLQRWFFLPRRASHERYEESADERRATNLLLSCRADFSDIRRRRVGPLNPTHGFSSFKFVPDTDDQIVLALKSEEDAGRIASYIIAFTLDGRVLMPETKIGDEKYEGLEFI
- the LOC144021317 gene encoding soluble calcium-activated nucleotidase 1-like isoform X2, which encodes MSTLGIAVRGLPLALSSMTQAATSDSRIKPKWRAIAVVTLLAFVLMLYLHHLGGDADAPASPSHRNSLQMYHRGDGHMFRNTPRQNRLQRRGKPYNDTYPLSPPVKTNDGVRYRIGVIADLDTASHSPKDQTWFSYMKKGHVTVSESADALHVEWDEETITLESHLAEKGRGMELSDLAAFNGHLYSVDDRTGVVYRIEGRRAVPWVILPDGDGSVSKGFKAEWLAVKDEQLYVGGLGKEWTTTTGEVVNHHPEWVKVVGYYGDVEHKNWVPYYNALRSAVGIKPPGYLIHESAAWSERLQRWFFLPRRASHERYEESADERRATNLLLSCRADFSDIRRRRVGPLNPTHGFSSFKFVPDTDDQIVLALKSEEDAGRIASYIIAFTLDGRVLMPETKIGDEKYEGLEFI